A part of Saccharomonospora amisosensis genomic DNA contains:
- the rpmA gene encoding 50S ribosomal protein L27: MAHKKGASSSRNGRDSNPKYLGVKRFGGQAVKAGEILVRQRGTKFHPGVNVGRGGDDTLFALAAGSVQFGTKRGRKTVNIVPAEA; this comes from the coding sequence ATGGCACACAAGAAGGGCGCGTCCAGCTCTCGTAACGGCCGTGACTCCAACCCGAAGTACCTCGGCGTCAAGCGGTTCGGCGGTCAGGCCGTCAAGGCAGGCGAGATCCTGGTTCGTCAGCGCGGCACCAAGTTCCACCCGGGTGTGAACGTCGGCCGTGGTGGCGACGACACACTTTTCGCACTCGCCGCGGGGTCGGTCCAGTTCGGCACGAAGCGTGGCCGCAAGACGGTCAACATCGTGCCGGCCGAGGCCTGA
- the rplU gene encoding 50S ribosomal protein L21 produces the protein MSAYAVVKTGGKQYKVAVGDVVEVEKLEGEPGTEHTFPAVLVVDGDEVTTDVDTLAKVSVTGRVVEQTKGPKIRIHKFKNKTGYHKRQGHRQRLTRVEVTGINK, from the coding sequence GTGTCGGCGTATGCAGTCGTCAAGACCGGCGGCAAGCAGTACAAGGTCGCCGTTGGCGATGTCGTCGAGGTCGAGAAGCTCGAGGGCGAGCCGGGCACCGAGCACACCTTCCCCGCCGTCCTCGTGGTCGACGGCGACGAGGTCACGACGGACGTCGACACGCTGGCGAAGGTTTCGGTCACCGGCAGGGTCGTCGAGCAGACCAAGGGCCCCAAGATCCGCATCCACAAGTTCAAGAACAAGACCGGCTACCACAAGCGGCAGGGTCACCGGCAGCGGTTGACCCGCGTCGAGGTCACCGGCATCAACAAGTAA
- a CDS encoding translation initiation factor IF-2 N-terminal domain-containing protein, which yields MSNAETPAENTGGTTATSTAAALAELPNRIRVHALAKLLGASSREVLAKLADLGEEVRSPQSGVHKDVALKVAESLGVLDSAIAETATPAAEATAEPGETQDTAQLVSSQPPPVAATPPPVAPPEPSTPPQPVATPVFAAPSPVFLPPEPVAAEQPSRPEPQQAEEDEEAGQTREEPSGRSDDDGESGEGGGRRRRRRGRRGRGRGKGGEELADEQQESPDTAAGGEEKQQEEKAEAAPSKPEDGGEAEEPESASKRRRRRRRRKSGEDDTTEATSDDPPNTVTHVRDSKTEAKTEAKTEAKTEPRDGVRSVRGSTRLEAKRQRRRDGREAGRRRAPILSEAEFLARRESVERTMVVAERGDSTQIGVLEDGVLVEHFVTSSGSGSIVGNVYLGRVQNVLPSMEAAFIDIGRGRNAVLYAGEVDWDAAGLEGKARKIEQALATGDNVLVQVTKDPVGHKGARLTTQISLPGRFLVYVPAGGATGISRKLPENERRRLKDILKRIVPEDAGVIIRTASEGISEEELARDVRRLKAQWEVIKERADSASGKKSGAPALLYEEPDLLVKVVRDLFTEDFARLEVQGDTAWETIHAYVDHVAPDLSDRLKRYASKGDVFADYRIDEQLTKALDRKVWLPSGGYLVIDRTEAMTVIDVNTGKFTGSGGNLEETVTRNNLESAEEIVRQLRLRDIGGIIVIDFIDMVLESNRDLVLRRLTECLGRDRTRHQVAEVTSLGLVQMTRKRVGTGLLEAFSTTCEHCKGRGVIVSSEPQRGVGNGGGGGGGQSRRSRNKAKAEEAEPKPAEQGPTPEQRESVVSAVQAMANASKSAGKSDEGGQGEQAPKLNGHAHGHEPQGETTEPEAAGERAKESRARHRRAVRPQRSPESTSAAPERETAPPLEQTRPSPSDTAEPGPGTTSAESQAPTQPQAPAKQEPGAQAEAEAGSSVPVPATRTTTRRPRRAATRPAGPPVHAQENGS from the coding sequence ATGTCGAACGCGGAGACACCCGCCGAGAACACTGGCGGGACTACCGCCACATCCACAGCCGCTGCGCTGGCGGAACTGCCGAACAGGATCAGGGTCCACGCCCTGGCGAAGTTACTCGGTGCCAGCAGCCGCGAGGTGCTGGCGAAGCTCGCCGACCTTGGCGAGGAGGTTCGCAGCCCGCAGTCAGGCGTTCACAAGGACGTGGCACTCAAGGTGGCCGAGTCGCTCGGGGTGCTGGACAGTGCCATAGCCGAGACGGCCACACCCGCGGCCGAGGCGACCGCCGAGCCCGGTGAGACGCAAGACACAGCACAGCTGGTGTCCTCGCAGCCGCCGCCTGTCGCCGCGACACCACCGCCGGTGGCTCCGCCAGAGCCGAGCACGCCACCGCAGCCGGTTGCCACCCCGGTGTTCGCGGCACCGTCCCCGGTCTTCCTGCCGCCGGAGCCCGTCGCGGCCGAGCAGCCGTCGCGCCCCGAGCCGCAGCAGGCCGAGGAGGACGAGGAGGCCGGGCAGACCCGGGAGGAACCGTCCGGCAGGTCCGACGACGACGGTGAGTCTGGCGAGGGCGGCGGCCGCAGGCGGCGCCGTCGCGGACGCCGAGGCAGGGGACGAGGCAAGGGTGGCGAGGAACTCGCCGACGAGCAGCAGGAGAGCCCCGATACCGCGGCAGGTGGCGAGGAGAAGCAGCAAGAGGAGAAGGCCGAGGCCGCCCCGAGTAAGCCGGAGGACGGTGGAGAGGCGGAGGAGCCGGAGTCGGCGAGCAAGCGCAGGCGCAGGCGCCGCCGCCGCAAGAGCGGTGAGGACGACACCACCGAGGCGACCTCGGACGACCCGCCCAACACGGTCACCCACGTCCGTGACTCCAAGACCGAAGCCAAGACCGAAGCCAAGACCGAAGCCAAGACCGAGCCCCGCGACGGTGTCCGCAGCGTGCGTGGGTCGACCCGGCTCGAGGCCAAGCGGCAGCGGCGCAGGGACGGCAGGGAGGCAGGGCGCAGGCGCGCGCCGATCTTGTCGGAAGCGGAGTTCCTCGCCCGGCGGGAATCGGTCGAGCGCACCATGGTCGTCGCCGAACGGGGAGACTCCACGCAGATCGGCGTGTTGGAGGACGGTGTGCTCGTCGAGCACTTCGTCACTTCCTCGGGTAGCGGCTCGATCGTCGGCAACGTTTACCTCGGCCGGGTGCAGAACGTGCTGCCCTCGATGGAAGCGGCGTTCATCGACATCGGCAGGGGCCGCAACGCCGTGCTCTACGCCGGTGAGGTGGACTGGGACGCCGCCGGGCTGGAGGGCAAGGCCCGCAAGATCGAGCAGGCGCTCGCCACCGGCGACAACGTGCTGGTTCAGGTCACGAAGGACCCGGTCGGGCACAAGGGCGCCAGGCTCACCACGCAGATCTCGCTACCGGGGCGGTTCCTGGTGTACGTCCCGGCCGGTGGTGCCACCGGCATCTCTCGCAAGCTGCCGGAGAACGAGCGGCGCAGGCTCAAGGACATCCTCAAGCGGATCGTGCCCGAGGACGCGGGTGTGATCATCCGGACCGCGTCGGAGGGCATCAGCGAGGAGGAACTCGCCAGGGACGTGCGCAGGCTCAAGGCGCAGTGGGAGGTCATCAAGGAGAGGGCCGACTCCGCCTCCGGCAAGAAGTCCGGCGCGCCTGCGCTGCTCTACGAGGAGCCCGATCTGCTGGTCAAGGTGGTGCGGGACCTGTTCACCGAGGACTTCGCCAGGCTGGAGGTGCAGGGCGACACCGCGTGGGAGACCATCCACGCCTACGTCGATCACGTCGCCCCCGACCTTTCCGACCGCCTCAAGCGCTATGCGAGCAAGGGCGACGTCTTCGCCGACTACCGCATCGACGAGCAACTCACCAAGGCGTTGGACAGGAAGGTGTGGCTGCCCTCGGGCGGGTACCTGGTCATCGATCGCACCGAGGCGATGACGGTGATCGACGTCAACACCGGCAAGTTCACCGGTTCCGGTGGCAACCTTGAAGAGACGGTCACCCGTAACAATCTGGAGTCCGCCGAGGAGATCGTGCGCCAGCTGCGGCTGCGCGACATCGGCGGCATCATCGTGATCGACTTCATCGACATGGTGTTGGAGTCAAACCGAGACCTGGTGCTGCGAAGGCTTACCGAGTGCCTCGGCAGGGACCGCACCCGGCACCAGGTCGCCGAGGTGACCTCGCTCGGCCTCGTGCAAATGACCCGCAAGCGCGTGGGCACCGGGCTGCTGGAGGCCTTCTCGACGACATGTGAGCACTGCAAGGGCCGTGGCGTGATCGTCTCGTCGGAACCGCAGCGTGGTGTCGGCAACGGAGGCGGCGGGGGCGGCGGCCAGTCGCGGCGGTCACGAAACAAGGCCAAGGCCGAGGAAGCCGAGCCGAAGCCCGCGGAGCAGGGCCCGACGCCCGAACAGCGCGAGTCCGTGGTGTCGGCGGTGCAGGCGATGGCCAACGCCTCCAAGTCGGCTGGCAAGTCCGACGAAGGTGGACAGGGCGAGCAAGCTCCGAAGCTCAACGGCCACGCTCACGGGCACGAACCGCAGGGGGAGACGACCGAGCCCGAGGCCGCTGGTGAGCGTGCGAAGGAGTCCAGGGCCAGGCACCGGCGGGCGGTCAGACCGCAGCGCAGCCCTGAGTCCACCTCAGCGGCACCCGAGCGGGAGACGGCACCACCCCTGGAGCAGACCCGACCGAGCCCATCGGACACCGCCGAGCCGGGGCCGGGCACCACCTCGGCGGAATCGCAAGCCCCGACGCAACCGCAAGCCCCGGCGAAGCAGGAACCGGGGGCGCAGGCCGAAGCCGAGGCGGGGTCGTCCGTTCCGGTGCCCGCTACCCGCACCACCACACGCAGGCCACGCCGCGCGGCCACACGGCCCGCGGGCCCACCGGTGCACGCGCAGGAGAACGGCTCATGA
- a CDS encoding ABC transporter permease — MTVLESRPGRGLLPRVLPPGLYSGRAKAIIERSALTYSRGWLVFLSGFVEPLFYLLAFQIGFGRLVAEVTGPDGQPMSYVAFVAPALLAASAMNGAVFDSTFGVFFKFRYDRTYDAMLATPIGPFDIALGEIGWAVLRGGLYALAFFGVMTGMGLVVSPWALLLVPVALLVSFAFAAAGMACATFLRSPSQFDFIQLAVVPMFLFSTTFYPLTVYPEVLRVVVQCLPLYHGVELTRGLSVGVLDVSMLGHLAYLLVLAVLGLYGTSRRLHRLLLR; from the coding sequence GTGACGGTCCTGGAGTCGAGACCCGGCCGGGGTCTGCTGCCGCGGGTGTTGCCGCCCGGGCTGTACTCCGGCCGCGCGAAGGCGATCATCGAACGTTCCGCGTTGACCTACTCGCGCGGCTGGCTGGTGTTCCTTTCCGGGTTTGTCGAGCCGCTGTTCTACCTACTGGCGTTCCAGATCGGCTTCGGCAGGCTGGTCGCCGAGGTCACCGGCCCGGATGGGCAGCCGATGAGCTACGTCGCGTTCGTCGCCCCTGCCCTGCTCGCGGCCTCGGCGATGAACGGCGCGGTGTTCGACTCCACCTTCGGGGTGTTCTTCAAGTTCCGGTACGACAGGACTTACGACGCGATGCTGGCGACGCCCATCGGACCGTTCGACATCGCGCTTGGTGAGATCGGCTGGGCCGTGTTGCGGGGTGGCCTCTACGCGCTGGCGTTCTTCGGCGTGATGACCGGGATGGGGCTTGTGGTCTCGCCCTGGGCGTTGTTGCTCGTGCCGGTGGCGTTGCTGGTGTCCTTCGCGTTCGCCGCGGCCGGTATGGCTTGCGCCACGTTCTTGCGATCGCCGTCGCAGTTCGACTTCATCCAGCTCGCAGTGGTGCCGATGTTCCTGTTCTCAACGACCTTCTACCCACTGACCGTCTATCCCGAGGTGCTGCGCGTAGTCGTGCAGTGCCTCCCGCTGTATCACGGCGTCGAACTGACCAGGGGACTGTCCGTCGGCGTGCTCGACGTCTCGATGCTCGGGCACCTCGCGTACCTGCTCGTGCTGGCGGTACTCGGGCTCTACGGAACGTCGCGCAGGCTGCACCGCCTGCTGCTGCGCTGA
- a CDS encoding ABC transporter permease, protein MTVASTSATGRVVGSWRAAWLRVEGHWVWYRRYWTSNLYSSGLQPLLFLLAMGVGFGSQVQPGAATAGFSYLHFVAPALLVAGAAQNAIGESSFPVLSGFKWQKDYHAVTATPVSPGQLLGGQLIWVGLRLFLAGSVYVLVAWAFGAWLNAGVLLVLLVGVATGLSCAAVVMAIAATTYDEGTRFTSIFRFVVMPMMLFSGTFFPISQIPEALRWLAWISPLWHGNELARGVTLGGLEVLPALGHVAYLVAMFAVGGLLARHYFYRRLAS, encoded by the coding sequence ATGACGGTGGCGAGCACCAGCGCGACCGGGCGGGTTGTCGGCTCGTGGCGGGCCGCGTGGCTGCGGGTTGAGGGCCACTGGGTCTGGTATCGGCGCTACTGGACGTCGAACCTGTACTCCTCTGGGCTGCAACCGCTGCTGTTCCTGCTGGCGATGGGTGTCGGCTTCGGTTCTCAGGTGCAGCCGGGTGCTGCCACCGCAGGGTTCTCCTACCTACACTTCGTCGCGCCGGCGCTGCTGGTGGCTGGCGCGGCTCAGAACGCGATCGGGGAGTCCAGCTTTCCGGTGCTGTCCGGCTTCAAGTGGCAGAAGGACTACCACGCCGTCACCGCCACCCCGGTCAGCCCAGGCCAGCTGCTGGGTGGGCAGTTGATCTGGGTGGGACTTCGACTGTTCCTCGCCGGTAGCGTCTACGTCCTGGTGGCGTGGGCGTTCGGCGCCTGGCTCAACGCGGGCGTGCTGCTGGTGCTGCTGGTCGGGGTGGCCACCGGTCTTTCGTGCGCCGCGGTGGTGATGGCCATCGCGGCCACCACCTACGACGAGGGCACGCGGTTCACGTCCATTTTCCGGTTCGTGGTCATGCCGATGATGTTGTTCTCCGGGACGTTCTTCCCGATCAGCCAGATCCCGGAGGCGCTGCGCTGGCTGGCGTGGATCTCGCCGCTGTGGCACGGCAACGAACTCGCTCGCGGCGTCACGTTGGGCGGCTTGGAGGTGCTGCCCGCGCTCGGCCATGTCGCCTATCTGGTGGCGATGTTCGCCGTCGGTGGGCTGCTCGCGCGGCACTATTTCTACCGAAGGTTGGCGAGCTAG
- a CDS encoding ABC transporter ATP-binding protein — translation MVEAKAVVKRFGGFEAVRGIDVHVRQGEAFGFLGPNGAGKSSTMRMIACVSPRSEGELRVLGMDPDRDGPRIRARIGVVPQQDNLDSELTVRQNLQVYGRYFGLSRAHVRAKAQELMEFAQLTDRADDEVEPLSGGMKRRLTIARSLVNDPELLLLDEPTTGLDPQARHLLWDRLFRLKSTGVTLIITTHYMDEAEQLCDRLVVMDGGHIVAEGSPSGLIERYSTREVLEMRFLPGEQETAAGQVSDLGQRIEVLPDRVLVYTDEGETALQQSHARGLRPVSSLVRRSTLEDVFLRLTGRSLAE, via the coding sequence ATGGTGGAAGCCAAGGCGGTGGTGAAGCGCTTCGGCGGCTTCGAAGCCGTGCGGGGCATCGATGTGCACGTCAGGCAGGGGGAGGCGTTCGGCTTTCTCGGCCCCAACGGTGCGGGAAAGTCCTCGACCATGCGCATGATCGCGTGCGTGTCGCCGCGCTCGGAGGGTGAGCTGCGGGTGCTCGGCATGGACCCCGACCGCGATGGCCCTCGCATCCGTGCTCGCATCGGGGTGGTGCCGCAGCAGGACAATCTCGACTCCGAACTGACGGTGCGGCAGAACCTGCAGGTCTACGGCCGCTACTTCGGGCTTTCGCGGGCGCACGTGCGGGCCAAGGCCCAGGAGCTGATGGAGTTCGCCCAGCTCACCGACCGTGCTGACGACGAGGTGGAGCCGCTCTCCGGTGGGATGAAGCGGCGGCTCACCATCGCGCGCTCACTGGTGAACGATCCTGAGCTGCTGCTGCTCGACGAGCCGACGACGGGACTCGACCCGCAGGCTCGGCACCTGCTGTGGGACCGGCTGTTCCGGCTCAAGTCCACCGGCGTGACGTTGATCATCACTACCCATTACATGGACGAGGCTGAGCAGCTTTGCGACCGCCTCGTCGTGATGGACGGCGGGCACATCGTGGCAGAGGGCTCTCCGTCCGGACTCATCGAGCGCTACTCGACCCGCGAGGTGTTGGAGATGCGCTTCCTTCCCGGCGAGCAGGAGACCGCCGCGGGGCAGGTCAGCGACCTCGGACAGCGCATAGAGGTGCTCCCCGACCGGGTGCTCGTCTACACCGACGAGGGCGAGACCGCGCTGCAGCAGTCCCACGCGAGGGGGTTGCGGCCGGTGTCCAGCCTGGTGCGCCGCAGCACGTTGGAGGACGTGTTCCTGCGGCTGACCGGACGGAGTCTGGCGGAATGA
- a CDS encoding dihydrodipicolinate synthase family protein, translated as MTKELTKSALHGVIPPLVTPLDEQGEVDRRSLERVVSDQLDAGVHGVFVGGSTGEIALLDTARRTAAIEVVTGTVAGAVPVLAGAVDTGTLRVVEHARQAVRLGADAVVVTTPFYIRPHRDEIVEHFRQVHAAVDAPVIGYDIVSATGSRLTADIVAELASSGLIAGLKDSSGDLASFREILRRTELPAFTGSELLADTAVQLGGAGIVPGLGNVDPHGYVRLYRAVRESDVEAASAEQDRLARLFAITSVADQRRIGLTASVLGAYKAAMALRGLIDHPGTHPPLLPLNEAETRTIADILSDTGLLGS; from the coding sequence GTGACCAAGGAGTTGACGAAGTCCGCACTGCACGGTGTCATACCGCCGCTGGTGACCCCGCTCGACGAACAAGGCGAGGTGGACAGGCGCTCGCTGGAACGTGTGGTGTCGGACCAACTGGACGCCGGGGTGCACGGCGTGTTCGTCGGCGGATCGACCGGCGAGATCGCACTGCTGGACACCGCGCGGCGCACGGCTGCCATCGAAGTGGTGACCGGCACGGTGGCCGGGGCGGTACCGGTACTGGCGGGAGCCGTGGACACCGGGACTTTGCGGGTGGTGGAGCACGCGCGGCAGGCGGTGCGGCTCGGCGCCGACGCCGTGGTGGTGACAACCCCGTTCTACATCCGGCCACACCGCGACGAGATCGTCGAACACTTCCGGCAGGTGCACGCGGCCGTGGACGCACCGGTGATCGGCTACGACATCGTCAGCGCGACCGGTTCGCGGCTGACGGCCGACATCGTGGCCGAGTTGGCGAGCTCGGGCCTGATCGCGGGTCTGAAGGACTCCAGTGGGGACCTCGCGAGCTTCCGCGAGATCCTGCGCCGCACGGAGCTGCCCGCGTTCACCGGTTCCGAGTTACTCGCCGACACGGCGGTTCAACTCGGCGGCGCCGGAATCGTGCCGGGACTGGGCAATGTGGACCCGCACGGTTATGTGCGCCTTTACCGCGCCGTGCGGGAAAGCGACGTCGAAGCCGCCTCAGCCGAGCAGGACAGGTTGGCCCGGCTGTTCGCCATCACGTCGGTGGCCGATCAGAGGCGGATCGGGCTCACCGCGTCGGTACTCGGCGCGTACAAGGCGGCGATGGCGCTGCGTGGCCTGATCGATCACCCTGGCACGCATCCGCCGTTGCTGCCGCTGAACGAGGCCGAGACGCGGACGATCGCGGACATCCTTTCCGATACCGGCCTACTGGGGTCGTGA
- the ndk gene encoding nucleoside-diphosphate kinase, whose product MSERTLVLVKPDGVKRGLVGEVISRIERKGLTLAAMDLRAVERSVAEEHYAEHKDKPFFGELLEFITSGPVVAIAVEGPRAISAFRQLAGGTDPVDKATPGTLRGDFALETQFNLVHGSDSPESAERELKLWFPDL is encoded by the coding sequence GTGAGTGAGCGCACGTTGGTTCTGGTCAAGCCCGACGGCGTCAAGCGGGGCCTCGTCGGCGAGGTGATCTCGCGCATCGAGCGCAAGGGGCTGACCCTGGCCGCGATGGACCTGCGCGCCGTCGAGCGGTCGGTGGCCGAGGAGCATTACGCCGAACACAAGGACAAGCCCTTCTTCGGCGAACTGCTCGAGTTCATCACCTCCGGTCCGGTCGTGGCCATCGCCGTGGAAGGCCCCCGCGCGATCTCGGCGTTTCGGCAGCTGGCCGGGGGCACCGACCCGGTGGACAAGGCCACCCCCGGCACGCTGCGAGGCGACTTCGCGCTCGAGACGCAGTTCAACCTGGTGCACGGCTCCGACTCGCCGGAGTCGGCCGAGCGGGAGTTGAAGCTCTGGTTCCCCGACCTCTGA
- a CDS encoding alkaline phosphatase D family protein, translating to MSEQNPLRRRGVLKAGVLGAGAVATGVLGATPAAALIRAGRPRLTHGVQSGDISSHSAIVWTRADRPSRMVVEIAREPSFRGARVVRGPVLSPRTGGTGKVRLTGLPRGTEVHYRVTAEDLDGRVSSEPLTGRFRTAPTRRDDVRLVWSGDVAGQGWGINPDIGGMTAYAAMAARQPDLFLHNGDSVYADGPLSETVSLPDGRSWRNIVTPEKERVAQTLDEYRGQFAYNLLDENVRAFAAAVPSYVQWDDHEVVNNWYPGEILDLPQYTEKRVDVLARRAFQAFHEWQPIDAKAAVDGRVYRSFGYGPVEIFVLDMRSYKDANTSDPTRPGSVLGSRQANWLVRALASSKATWKIIQADLPVGLVVPDGSDMEGVSNGLPGAPGGRESELAWVLSEISRRRVHNVVWLTADVHYTAAHHYSPDRAAFGDFEPFWEFVSGPLNAGAFGPNSLDPTFGPEAVFVHAPPKPNTSPMDGYQHFGEVNVNATTGELTVDLRDGTGAALWSKTLRPRRREGDG from the coding sequence ATGAGTGAACAGAACCCTCTTCGCCGTCGAGGCGTGCTCAAGGCAGGCGTGCTTGGCGCGGGCGCCGTGGCTACCGGCGTACTCGGCGCGACACCGGCCGCCGCGCTCATCCGGGCGGGCCGCCCCCGGTTGACGCATGGCGTGCAGTCCGGCGACATCTCGTCACACTCGGCGATCGTGTGGACCAGGGCCGATCGCCCGTCCCGCATGGTGGTCGAGATCGCGCGCGAGCCCTCCTTCCGCGGGGCGCGCGTGGTGCGAGGTCCCGTGCTGTCCCCGCGTACCGGCGGCACCGGCAAGGTGCGCCTCACCGGGCTGCCGAGGGGCACCGAGGTGCACTACCGGGTCACCGCCGAGGACCTCGACGGGCGGGTCAGCAGCGAGCCGCTGACCGGCCGCTTCCGCACCGCGCCGACCCGCCGCGACGACGTGCGGCTGGTGTGGTCGGGCGACGTCGCTGGCCAGGGCTGGGGCATCAACCCCGACATCGGTGGCATGACGGCGTATGCCGCGATGGCCGCTCGGCAGCCGGACCTCTTCCTGCACAACGGCGACAGCGTGTACGCCGACGGGCCGCTCAGCGAGACCGTTTCGCTGCCGGATGGGCGCAGCTGGCGCAACATCGTCACGCCGGAGAAGGAGCGGGTGGCGCAGACTCTCGACGAGTACCGTGGGCAGTTCGCATACAACCTGCTCGACGAGAACGTGCGTGCCTTCGCCGCGGCCGTGCCCAGCTACGTGCAGTGGGATGACCACGAAGTCGTGAACAACTGGTATCCCGGTGAGATTCTCGACCTACCGCAGTACACCGAGAAGCGGGTGGATGTGCTGGCGCGAAGGGCGTTCCAGGCCTTCCACGAATGGCAGCCCATCGACGCGAAGGCGGCCGTCGACGGCAGGGTCTACCGCAGCTTCGGCTACGGCCCTGTCGAGATTTTCGTGCTGGACATGCGCAGCTACAAGGACGCCAACACCTCCGACCCCACGCGACCGGGATCGGTGCTTGGCAGCAGGCAGGCGAACTGGCTGGTGCGCGCACTGGCGAGCAGCAAGGCCACCTGGAAGATCATCCAGGCGGATCTGCCCGTTGGGCTCGTCGTACCCGACGGCAGCGACATGGAGGGTGTGTCCAACGGACTGCCCGGTGCCCCCGGCGGGCGTGAGAGCGAACTCGCCTGGGTGCTGTCGGAGATCTCCAGGCGTCGGGTGCACAACGTGGTGTGGCTGACGGCCGACGTGCACTACACGGCCGCGCACCACTACTCGCCCGACCGGGCCGCCTTCGGTGATTTCGAGCCGTTCTGGGAGTTCGTGTCCGGTCCGCTCAACGCGGGCGCGTTCGGGCCGAACAGCCTCGATCCCACGTTCGGACCCGAGGCGGTGTTCGTACACGCCCCGCCGAAGCCCAACACTTCACCGATGGACGGCTACCAGCACTTCGGCGAGGTGAACGTGAACGCAACCACCGGAGAGCTGACGGTCGACCTGCGTGACGGAACCGGTGCGGCGTTGTGGTCGAAGACCCTGCGGCCACGCCGTCGGGAAGGTGACGGTTAG
- a CDS encoding DUF4233 domain-containing protein — translation MSEDYSSGTEAAAPPAKDPMKSFRGVQVGILVIEAIVVGLALPVVAQLGAGISSLQGWTVIGIAVALLLSCGILRRPWSMWVILALQAGLIAFVVALPSVAVIGVLFLAVWLWLMWLRHDVATRMAQGRLPGQRQDS, via the coding sequence ATGAGTGAGGATTACAGCTCCGGCACGGAGGCCGCCGCGCCACCCGCCAAGGACCCGATGAAGTCCTTCCGCGGAGTGCAGGTGGGCATCCTGGTCATCGAGGCGATCGTGGTGGGGCTCGCGTTGCCGGTTGTCGCGCAACTCGGCGCGGGCATCAGCAGTTTGCAGGGCTGGACGGTGATCGGCATCGCCGTCGCGCTCCTGCTGTCGTGCGGCATCCTGCGCAGACCCTGGTCGATGTGGGTGATCCTGGCGCTGCAAGCGGGGTTGATCGCGTTCGTGGTCGCACTGCCATCGGTGGCGGTCATCGGAGTGCTCTTCCTCGCCGTGTGGTTGTGGCTGATGTGGCTGCGCCACGACGTCGCCACTCGCATGGCGCAGGGGCGGTTACCGGGCCAGCGGCAGGATTCCTGA